One genomic segment of Lewinellaceae bacterium includes these proteins:
- a CDS encoding sulfatase, whose product MIRILLPTYLFLVMVCCRSAPDQVKGPLNVLMIVVDDLNDWITLFDPANPIRTPNLARLASRGVFFSRAYSASPACNPSRASVLSGLRPSRTGVYGNASDWRSATVGKPTLQRYFKDHGYYVAGAGKIFHHHKDWAFHDNGSFNEYLMMSINEPYPPHKLNGLEDYGTRNTDWGMWPEHIEETADYRTMKYAVDFLEKEHRDPFFLNVGIYKPHSPFFAPADYFEQYPMETLTMPDTSPDDMRDLPQGARTLLEPSDWFWTGMMESLKIKPESWRTYVQAYQACASFADDMIGRVIDALDQSSYRDNTIIVLWSDHGFHLGEKEHFEKFALWEKTNHVPFIIIAPGVTSPGSVENIPVDLSVIYPTLSELCGLPVPDVDGTSLVPLLQNRPMQLGPALSTYGKGNHALRTDRWRYIRYADGSEELYDHSSDPDEYTNLALQAVYRTLMDSLAQFLPVNEADQVPDL is encoded by the coding sequence GTGATACGCATCCTGCTTCCAACCTATTTATTCCTCGTGATGGTATGCTGTCGGTCTGCACCGGATCAAGTAAAAGGACCGCTCAATGTACTGATGATTGTGGTGGATGATCTGAATGACTGGATTACCTTGTTTGATCCGGCGAATCCCATCAGGACACCAAACCTGGCCAGACTTGCGAGCCGGGGTGTATTCTTCTCCCGGGCGTATTCCGCTTCACCTGCCTGCAATCCCTCCCGGGCTTCCGTTTTATCCGGCCTGAGACCCAGCCGGACAGGAGTATATGGTAATGCCTCGGATTGGCGCAGTGCGACTGTCGGTAAACCTACACTTCAAAGGTATTTTAAAGACCACGGATACTATGTCGCCGGTGCCGGTAAGATCTTTCATCACCACAAAGACTGGGCCTTTCACGACAACGGCTCCTTCAATGAATATTTGATGATGAGCATAAACGAACCATATCCTCCGCACAAGTTGAATGGTTTGGAAGACTATGGTACCAGGAATACCGACTGGGGGATGTGGCCGGAGCATATCGAGGAGACTGCGGACTACCGCACCATGAAATATGCTGTGGATTTCCTGGAAAAAGAACACCGTGATCCATTTTTCCTGAATGTCGGGATCTACAAACCGCATTCACCATTTTTTGCTCCAGCGGACTACTTTGAACAGTATCCGATGGAAACATTGACGATGCCAGACACTTCCCCGGACGATATGAGGGACTTGCCGCAAGGAGCCAGGACTTTGCTGGAGCCTTCCGATTGGTTCTGGACCGGTATGATGGAGTCCCTGAAAATCAAACCGGAATCCTGGAGGACCTACGTACAGGCATATCAGGCCTGTGCCAGTTTTGCAGACGATATGATCGGACGGGTCATTGATGCTCTGGATCAAAGTTCGTATCGAGACAACACCATCATTGTCCTATGGTCCGATCACGGATTCCACCTGGGTGAAAAGGAACACTTTGAAAAATTTGCCCTTTGGGAAAAAACCAACCATGTACCCTTCATCATTATTGCTCCAGGCGTCACTTCTCCTGGTTCGGTCGAAAATATACCGGTCGATCTTAGTGTAATCTATCCGACCCTGAGTGAACTGTGCGGGTTGCCGGTACCGGATGTAGACGGTACCAGCCTGGTTCCTTTATTGCAAAATAGGCCCATGCAGCTGGGACCGGCTTTGTCTACGTACGGGAAAGGAAATCATGCATTACGTACGGATCGGTGGCGTTACATAAGATATGCCGATGGAAGTGAAGAATTGTACGATCATTCTTCCGATCCTGACGAGTACACCAATCTGGCTCTTCAAGCCGTGTATCGGACATTAATGGACAGTCTTGCGCAGTTTTTACCGGTTAATGAAGCCGACCAGGTACCCGATCTTTAA